The following coding sequences lie in one Metallumcola ferriviriculae genomic window:
- the murB gene encoding UDP-N-acetylmuramate dehydrogenase — translation MSADLFRQLKFGLSGKCLQNEPLAKYTTWRVGGAADFYAEAENEDDVLFCLDFVERHHLPLTLIGNGSNLLVLDGGVRGVVMRLGGEFNKVSIQGTEVIAGAATILPRLSREAASHQLSGLEFAVGIPASLGGAVVMNAGIPGNALEDIIKAVRVINKDGQKTSLSREELGFGYRSSKLYSPYNIVLQATLQLKRGRGLDIWQKMERLLEQRKDRQPISSPNAGSVFKNPPDYTAGYLIEKAGLKEAECGDAKVSLKHANFIVNEGKASAQEILSLIKTIQEEVEQKFNICLEPEVHVIGDEK, via the coding sequence ATGAGTGCGGATCTGTTTCGACAATTGAAATTCGGTCTTTCCGGCAAGTGCCTGCAAAATGAACCGCTAGCAAAATATACTACTTGGCGGGTTGGAGGGGCCGCAGATTTTTATGCAGAAGCTGAAAATGAAGACGATGTTTTATTCTGTTTGGACTTTGTAGAAAGGCATCATCTGCCCCTGACCCTGATAGGAAATGGGTCAAATTTACTGGTATTGGACGGCGGTGTTCGCGGGGTAGTGATGCGTCTTGGCGGAGAATTTAACAAGGTGTCTATTCAAGGTACTGAAGTTATAGCGGGTGCTGCGACAATCTTACCTAGATTGAGTCGGGAAGCGGCTTCTCATCAGCTCAGCGGTCTGGAGTTTGCGGTTGGAATACCGGCCAGTTTGGGGGGCGCGGTGGTGATGAATGCGGGTATCCCCGGCAATGCTTTAGAGGATATAATCAAAGCCGTTAGAGTGATTAACAAAGATGGGCAAAAGACATCTCTTTCTAGGGAAGAATTAGGATTTGGCTATCGGTCTTCTAAGTTATATTCCCCGTATAATATTGTTCTTCAGGCAACATTACAGCTCAAACGGGGGCGGGGACTTGATATTTGGCAGAAGATGGAACGGTTATTGGAACAACGAAAAGACCGCCAACCGATTAGCAGCCCAAACGCCGGCAGTGTGTTTAAAAATCCGCCAGACTATACAGCGGGCTATCTTATTGAAAAAGCGGGGTTAAAGGAGGCAGAGTGTGGCGATGCAAAGGTTTCCTTAAAGCATGCCAATTTTATCGTGAATGAAGGAAAAGCATCGGCACAGGAAATCTTGTCTTTAATTAAAACCATACAAGAGGAGGTTGAACAGAAATTTAACATTTGTTTGGAACCGGAAGTCCACGTAATCGGCGATGAGAAATGA
- the murA gene encoding UDP-N-acetylglucosamine 1-carboxyvinyltransferase — protein sequence MEKLIIMGGTKLKGTVKVSGSKNAVLPIMAASLLCDGQTVIHNVPRLRDVLVMEQVLQFLGAKTSKEGSALTIDTRGVNPQRITEVLMRKLRASNLVMGPLIARYGEVQAAYPGGCAIGSRPMDLHTKGFQNLGVQVSEKFGYIYAKGNKLAGADIHLDVPSVGATENIMMAASLIHGETILHNAAREPEIVDLQNFLNLMGAKVTGAGMDVIRILGVNRLRPVEHEVIPDRIEAGTHMLAAAVTGGKMKLIDVIPEHVEPVIAKLREAGIEVQEKDNSIEIISRQRPGPIDIKTMPYPGFPTDMQPQMMVLMSISQGTGIVSESIFENRFRHVDELRRMGAHIKLEGNLGIIKGVPKLSGALVEAPDLRAGAALVLAGMAANDITVVENVHHIDRGYENLEQKYTDLGARIVRVNNGFRS from the coding sequence ATGGAGAAGTTAATTATCATGGGGGGAACAAAGCTTAAGGGAACTGTGAAAGTAAGCGGTTCGAAGAATGCAGTTTTGCCGATTATGGCTGCATCGCTATTATGTGATGGTCAGACTGTAATACACAATGTCCCTAGGTTAAGGGATGTACTGGTTATGGAACAAGTATTACAATTTCTCGGTGCTAAGACGAGCAAAGAGGGTTCCGCGTTAACAATAGATACCCGGGGCGTAAACCCTCAAAGAATTACTGAAGTTTTAATGAGAAAGCTGCGCGCCTCAAATCTAGTTATGGGCCCATTAATTGCTCGCTATGGCGAAGTGCAGGCGGCCTATCCGGGAGGATGTGCCATAGGATCACGGCCGATGGATTTGCATACCAAGGGTTTTCAGAATTTAGGCGTACAGGTATCAGAAAAGTTTGGCTATATTTACGCCAAGGGGAATAAATTGGCCGGTGCCGATATTCACCTAGATGTTCCCAGCGTTGGCGCCACTGAGAACATAATGATGGCTGCCAGTTTGATACATGGTGAAACTATATTGCATAACGCGGCTAGAGAACCGGAGATTGTGGATCTTCAGAACTTTTTGAATTTGATGGGGGCAAAGGTTACCGGTGCGGGTATGGATGTTATTCGCATTCTAGGGGTAAACAGATTAAGGCCTGTTGAACATGAAGTAATTCCTGATAGAATAGAAGCTGGCACCCATATGTTGGCAGCAGCGGTTACCGGCGGTAAGATGAAACTAATTGATGTTATTCCTGAACACGTAGAGCCAGTCATCGCTAAATTGAGGGAGGCGGGTATTGAAGTACAGGAAAAGGATAACAGTATTGAAATCATATCAAGGCAAAGGCCGGGTCCAATTGACATCAAGACTATGCCTTACCCGGGATTTCCCACTGATATGCAGCCGCAGATGATGGTGCTGATGAGTATCTCCCAAGGAACAGGTATTGTGTCCGAAAGCATTTTCGAAAATCGCTTCAGGCATGTAGACGAATTGAGACGAATGGGGGCGCACATAAAATTAGAAGGAAACCTCGGCATTATTAAGGGGGTACCGAAGCTCAGTGGCGCTTTGGTGGAGGCGCCGGATCTGCGAGCAGGGGCAGCATTGGTGCTGGCGGGAATGGCTGCTAATGATATCACTGTTGTTGAAAATGTACATCATATCGACCGGGGTTATGAAAATTTAGAACAAAAATATACGGATTTAGGCGCACGAATAGTTCGCGTCAACAATGGGTTTCGCAGCTGA
- a CDS encoding cell division protein FtsQ/DivIB — MTRVVTRKENESHKRSKLLQALLFVMLLLVAVYFFLNSAFFTVDQIIVNGIDQMAPQTVLDLSGITKGMNPFKIDINQVEKKIELSAMVAKVEVRLM; from the coding sequence ATGACAAGGGTTGTAACTAGAAAAGAAAATGAAAGCCATAAGCGGTCGAAACTGCTCCAGGCATTACTGTTTGTCATGTTGCTATTGGTGGCAGTTTATTTTTTTCTTAATTCAGCGTTTTTTACAGTAGATCAAATAATAGTAAACGGCATTGACCAAATGGCACCGCAAACGGTGCTTGATTTATCCGGCATTACCAAAGGAATGAATCCCTTTAAAATAGACATCAACCAGGTTGAAAAGAAGATAGAATTAAGTGCTATGGTGGCCAAGGTTGAGGTCAGATTGATGTAA
- a CDS encoding IS1634 family transposase, with protein MRLKVTKSKNAASLYVIKSVYNSKTQSNSSKIVEKLGTEIELREKLNGADPYKWAKEYIKKLNEKEKEQTREILVPFKQSKLIDKGEKRSFNGGYLFLQKIYHELKLDKICKDISQKYKFDFDLNSILSRLIYGRVIFPSSKLATYELSKKLIEQPNFDLHQIYRALEVLAKETGFIQSSLYENSLKVSKRNTGVLYYDCTNYFFEIEQEDGNKQYGPSKDHKPNPIVQMGLFMDGDGIPLAFSINRGNMNEQLTLKPLEKKIISDFELSKFIVCTDAGLASEDNRKFNDKDGRAFITTQSIKKLKAHLKKWALDAEGWKLSGSDKTYDISKLDEMMDKATPEEKAKIISKVFYKERWIKENDFEQRLIVTYSIKYRDYQRKIRNSQIERAQKLIENNPTKIKKCNANDYKRFINKTSCTPDGEVAEKEIYSIDSTLIEKEEAFDGFYGVCTNLEDDVSEIIKVNHRRWEIEECFRIMKSEFKARPVFLKKDDRIEAHFITCFISLIIYRLLEKRLNEEFTCSEIVSGLRDMEFFEIKGEGYVPTYTRTNFTDALHEAFGFRTDYQIVSTQNMKTIFKDTKK; from the coding sequence ATGAGACTTAAGGTGACCAAATCCAAAAATGCAGCTTCACTATATGTAATAAAATCCGTTTACAACAGTAAAACTCAATCAAATTCCTCTAAGATCGTTGAAAAGCTCGGAACAGAAATTGAACTCCGTGAAAAACTTAATGGGGCAGATCCATATAAATGGGCTAAAGAATATATTAAAAAGCTTAATGAAAAAGAAAAGGAACAAACACGGGAAATACTTGTACCGTTTAAACAGTCAAAGCTTATTGATAAAGGTGAAAAACGTTCTTTTAACGGTGGGTACCTATTCCTTCAAAAAATATATCATGAGCTTAAGCTGGATAAAATTTGTAAGGATATTTCCCAAAAGTATAAATTTGATTTTGACTTGAATTCCATTCTATCAAGATTGATTTATGGTAGAGTGATCTTCCCTTCCTCAAAACTTGCTACATATGAGCTTTCTAAAAAACTTATAGAGCAACCTAATTTTGATTTACATCAAATATACAGAGCCCTCGAAGTTCTCGCTAAGGAAACAGGTTTTATCCAGTCTTCCTTGTACGAAAACAGCTTGAAGGTTTCTAAAAGAAATACCGGCGTTCTTTACTATGATTGCACCAATTACTTTTTCGAAATTGAACAGGAAGATGGCAATAAACAATATGGTCCATCAAAAGACCACAAGCCAAATCCAATAGTTCAAATGGGCCTTTTTATGGACGGAGACGGTATTCCGCTTGCTTTCAGCATCAACAGAGGAAATATGAATGAGCAGCTCACGTTAAAGCCATTGGAAAAGAAAATTATTTCTGATTTTGAGCTTTCTAAATTCATCGTCTGCACTGATGCAGGGCTGGCTTCTGAAGATAATCGAAAGTTTAACGACAAAGATGGTCGAGCTTTTATTACAACACAGTCAATAAAAAAATTAAAAGCGCACCTAAAAAAATGGGCTCTTGATGCTGAAGGCTGGAAACTTTCGGGTAGTGATAAAACCTATGACATTTCTAAGCTTGATGAAATGATGGATAAAGCTACTCCTGAAGAAAAAGCAAAAATCATATCAAAAGTATTTTACAAGGAGCGTTGGATTAAAGAAAACGACTTTGAACAACGGCTTATTGTAACCTATTCAATCAAATACCGGGATTACCAGCGTAAAATCCGCAATTCCCAAATAGAAAGGGCTCAAAAGTTAATAGAAAACAATCCGACAAAAATCAAGAAATGCAATGCTAACGATTACAAAAGGTTTATTAACAAAACAAGCTGTACTCCTGATGGAGAAGTCGCAGAAAAAGAGATCTACAGCATTGATTCTACTCTCATCGAGAAAGAGGAAGCCTTTGATGGTTTTTATGGTGTTTGTACAAACCTTGAGGATGATGTATCTGAAATCATTAAGGTAAATCATAGGAGATGGGAGATTGAGGAATGTTTTAGGATTATGAAAAGTGAATTCAAAGCAAGACCTGTATTCTTAAAAAAAGACGACAGAATTGAAGCACATTTCATCACATGCTTTATATCGTTAATTATTTATAGGCTACTTGAAAAGCGACTTAACGAGGAATTCACCTGTAGTGAGATTGTCTCTGGGCTAAGGGATATGGAATTCTTTGAAATTAAAGGCGAGGGCTATGTTCCAACCTACACTAGAACTAATTTTACCGATGCCTTACATGAAGCTTTTGGATTCCGAACTGATTATCAGATTGTTTCTACACAAAATATGAAAACAATTTTTAAAGACACAAAAAAATAA
- a CDS encoding cell division protein FtsQ/DivIB: protein MTRVVTRKENESHKRSKLLQALLFVMLLLVAVYFFLNSAFFTVDQIIVNGIDQMAPQTVLDLSGITKGMNPFKIDINQVEKKIELSAMVAKVEVRVKFPDSVTINVKERKPAALLSSRGGFMLLDNEGYYISLAEKITDYSFPLISGVEVPPSLAPGEKLSGKGVSEALAVVGSLAGDDNALFSEIVVTSGYSIIMYTIDGVKVVMGEGSDVGRKLQWFKQIRQQAINDGKTLKYVDVSFQGNPVVKYN, encoded by the coding sequence ATGACAAGGGTTGTAACTAGAAAAGAAAATGAAAGCCATAAGCGGTCGAAACTGCTCCAGGCATTACTGTTTGTCATGTTGCTATTGGTGGCAGTTTATTTTTTTCTTAATTCAGCGTTTTTTACAGTAGATCAAATAATAGTAAACGGCATTGACCAAATGGCACCGCAAACGGTGCTTGATTTATCCGGCATTACCAAAGGAATGAATCCCTTTAAAATAGACATCAACCAGGTTGAAAAGAAGATAGAATTAAGTGCTATGGTGGCCAAGGTTGAGGTCAGGGTGAAATTTCCGGACAGCGTGACCATTAATGTTAAGGAGAGGAAACCTGCAGCGTTATTAAGTTCACGTGGTGGTTTCATGCTGTTGGATAATGAAGGTTATTACATAAGTCTTGCAGAGAAAATTACTGATTATTCTTTTCCCTTGATAAGTGGTGTTGAGGTACCGCCTTCATTGGCGCCGGGTGAAAAATTATCAGGGAAGGGAGTGTCCGAGGCATTGGCGGTTGTGGGCAGTTTAGCCGGGGATGACAATGCTTTATTTTCAGAAATTGTTGTCACATCTGGGTATTCCATAATTATGTACACAATAGATGGAGTCAAAGTAGTAATGGGGGAGGGTTCAGATGTGGGAAGGAAACTGCAATGGTTCAAGCAGATTCGCCAACAAGCAATAAATGACGGTAAAACTTTAAAGTATGTGGATGTTAGTTTTCAAGGTAACCCTGTGGTGAAATATAACTGA
- the ftsA gene encoding cell division protein FtsA has translation MRYLARENVVVGLDIGTSKVVITVSEVDEYGKINLVGMGETKATGLRKGTIVDIDSTVRDIRKAVETAERMSGVQISGVCVGIGGQHIKSLNSKGVIAISNPDREVSVEDVDRVLQAAKVVTLPSDQRIIHCLARQYIVDGNDGIVDPVGMSGERLEVETQIVTGIATAIQNILKSVTRAGLQVVDLVLNPLASAHAVLMPAEKDLGCVLVDIGGGTTEMAIFEQGSLWWSGIIPVGGDHVTSDLAVGLRAPIDVAEKVKIEHGCVLTQLMPDDEYIAVTSVGSIETRQVSKKFLASIIEPRITEILTMVKDKLNRSGYQGMLPGGMIITGGVAGLEGLVQLAAEELDLPVRIGSPEGVGGLSDIASSPTYATAIGLVKYGAYRLAYVDAAAGDEEFFSGLWGKFSAWFKEFFGF, from the coding sequence GTGCGTTACTTGGCTCGGGAGAACGTGGTGGTAGGCCTTGATATAGGAACATCAAAAGTGGTAATAACGGTCAGTGAAGTTGATGAGTATGGAAAAATTAATTTAGTGGGTATGGGAGAAACAAAGGCCACCGGCTTGCGAAAAGGTACTATCGTGGATATTGACAGTACTGTGCGCGACATAAGAAAAGCCGTGGAGACAGCTGAACGAATGAGTGGTGTTCAGATTTCCGGCGTATGTGTTGGTATTGGTGGTCAGCATATCAAGTCTCTTAACAGTAAAGGTGTCATAGCCATATCAAATCCGGACAGGGAAGTTTCCGTAGAGGATGTGGACAGGGTACTTCAAGCGGCTAAAGTGGTCACATTACCTTCGGACCAACGGATAATTCACTGTCTAGCCCGGCAGTATATTGTCGATGGTAATGATGGGATAGTTGACCCGGTGGGTATGTCTGGTGAACGGCTAGAGGTAGAAACCCAAATTGTTACCGGAATTGCCACCGCTATTCAAAATATCCTTAAAAGTGTAACAAGGGCAGGTTTACAAGTGGTGGACTTGGTACTAAACCCGTTGGCTTCCGCTCATGCTGTTTTGATGCCCGCTGAAAAGGATTTAGGCTGTGTGTTAGTGGATATTGGTGGCGGAACTACCGAAATGGCTATTTTTGAACAAGGAAGCCTATGGTGGTCTGGTATTATTCCAGTGGGCGGTGACCATGTAACAAGTGATTTAGCTGTGGGGTTACGGGCACCAATTGACGTGGCAGAGAAGGTAAAGATTGAACACGGGTGCGTGTTGACCCAGCTTATGCCTGATGATGAATATATTGCAGTAACTAGTGTGGGTAGCATAGAAACTCGGCAGGTATCCAAGAAGTTTTTGGCATCAATAATAGAACCAAGAATAACTGAAATTTTGACAATGGTAAAAGACAAGCTCAATCGCTCAGGTTATCAGGGAATGCTGCCCGGCGGTATGATCATTACAGGCGGTGTAGCTGGGCTTGAGGGATTGGTGCAGCTTGCTGCTGAAGAACTGGATTTACCTGTTCGTATTGGTAGCCCAGAAGGTGTAGGGGGGCTTTCTGATATAGCAAGCAGCCCAACCTATGCTACTGCTATTGGATTGGTGAAATACGGAGCTTATAGGCTTGCCTATGTTGATGCCGCTGCAGGGGATGAAGAATTTTTCAGCGGTTTATGGGGCAAGTTTTCAGCTTGGTTTAAAGAATTTTTTGGATTTTAG
- the ftsZ gene encoding cell division protein FtsZ, with the protein MLEFEEVENTQLAKIKVIGVGGGGNNAVNRMILAGLQGVEFISLNTDFQALKLSKADHKMQIGTKLTKGLGAGADPEVGKKAAEESKDEITKSVEGADMVFVTAGMGGGTGTGAAPVVAEVARQAGALTVGVVTRPFTFEGRKRHKQADSGIEDLRNQVDTLITIPNDKLLQVVDKKTSISEAFRIADDVLRQGVQGISDLIAVPGLINLDFADVKTIMVGTGSALMGIGRAAGDKRAVEAAKMAISSPLLETSIEGAKGVLLNITGGSNLGLFEVNEAAEIIANAADPEANIIFGAVIDESLEDEIHITVIATGFQADSNAETVKVDDLTTVKPFSDDDLEIPAFLRRR; encoded by the coding sequence ATGCTTGAATTTGAAGAGGTGGAAAACACTCAACTGGCAAAAATTAAAGTTATTGGTGTGGGTGGCGGTGGTAATAATGCAGTAAACCGGATGATATTAGCCGGTTTGCAGGGTGTGGAGTTTATTAGTCTGAATACGGATTTTCAGGCTTTAAAGCTATCTAAAGCCGACCATAAGATGCAGATTGGTACAAAGCTTACCAAAGGGTTAGGTGCCGGCGCGGACCCGGAAGTTGGCAAAAAAGCTGCAGAAGAAAGCAAGGACGAAATTACTAAGAGTGTGGAAGGGGCAGATATGGTATTTGTCACTGCCGGTATGGGCGGTGGAACAGGAACCGGTGCTGCTCCGGTTGTTGCTGAAGTAGCGCGGCAGGCCGGCGCTTTGACAGTGGGTGTGGTCACCAGGCCGTTTACCTTTGAAGGCCGCAAAAGGCATAAGCAGGCGGATTCAGGTATTGAAGACCTACGTAATCAGGTGGATACCTTGATTACCATTCCCAATGACAAATTGCTTCAGGTTGTGGATAAGAAGACATCCATTAGTGAGGCATTTCGTATTGCAGATGATGTTCTCCGTCAGGGTGTTCAAGGTATCTCTGACTTGATTGCCGTACCCGGTTTGATAAACTTAGACTTTGCAGATGTTAAAACTATTATGGTGGGTACCGGGTCAGCTTTGATGGGTATCGGCCGTGCCGCAGGGGACAAAAGAGCGGTTGAGGCAGCGAAAATGGCCATCTCTAGTCCATTATTAGAGACATCAATCGAAGGAGCTAAGGGAGTGCTGCTTAACATTACGGGCGGCAGTAATTTAGGTCTCTTTGAGGTGAATGAAGCGGCGGAGATTATTGCCAATGCTGCAGATCCCGAGGCAAATATCATCTTTGGTGCCGTGATTGACGAGTCTTTGGAAGATGAAATTCATATTACGGTAATAGCCACTGGTTTTCAAGCGGATTCAAACGCTGAAACGGTGAAGGTAGATGACCTGACAACAGTTAAGCCATTCAGTGACGACGATTTGGAAATACCGGCATTTTTACGGCGTCGATAA
- a CDS encoding hybrid sensor histidine kinase/response regulator gives MISRNNISKEFEDKGSSAFKYSTAEVERALQESETKFKEIFNKANDAISLWELPESGTPICTAVNDSGCATYGYSREEFAKILPADMVSDKDIGIMHDALYELKAHGDSSCEVNCISKSGKLFPVEINSHLFKMNNKNMIVSVARDLSERKDKEKAVNRAYTELNQIFECAADGMRVIDMEGNIIRVNKRFLDLLDLDKNEVLGNKCYDVFPGRACRTDYCTLRQIAAGTETVECETEKMLNDGTKLSFLITAAPLRGSDGELLGIVENFKDIVARKQIEEALRENEERYRQLVELSPDAIVVHQDGGVVFANTAAAALFGVHHTEEIIGKTVIDYIHPDHRAIAGKRIAKVLQGKTVPFNSYKAIKDDGSLLDVEVKAVPFIYRGEQAVQTVIRDISMRKRLEEERLRAGKLESLGFLAGGIAHDFNNILTVMLGNLSLARAEVDDKSDLLERLIEAEKAALQAKDLTQQLLTFAKGGSPLKSTVSVGKLIEESISLALSGARVRPDYHISADLWPVEIDAGQTTRVINNIVINAVQAMPEGGGIEVTAENVELGQDQDNILPVKAGKYIKISISDQGVGIPDSHICKVFDPYFTTKQTGSGLGLATCYSIIKNHGGYITLESQIGAGTTVYVYLPASLKVMSEMEPKREQLKEGQGKILVMDDEVSVRNVVQDMLTFLGYQVIHATEGKEAVALYEQAMAVGETFEVVLLDLTIAGGMGGRQTVENLRVIDPLVKAIVSSGYSNDPVMADYQKYGFSGIVTKPYKVEELSDVINQVISKPVNL, from the coding sequence GTGATTAGCAGAAATAACATTTCAAAAGAATTTGAAGATAAAGGTAGTAGTGCCTTCAAGTACTCAACGGCTGAGGTAGAAAGGGCACTGCAGGAAAGCGAAACCAAATTCAAGGAGATTTTTAATAAAGCAAATGACGCTATCAGTCTTTGGGAGCTCCCGGAAAGCGGAACACCGATATGTACTGCTGTCAATGACAGCGGATGTGCTACCTACGGATACAGTCGAGAAGAGTTTGCTAAAATATTGCCGGCTGATATGGTATCTGATAAAGACATTGGTATAATGCACGACGCTTTATATGAATTGAAAGCCCATGGTGACTCAAGTTGTGAAGTGAACTGTATTAGCAAAAGCGGTAAGCTGTTTCCTGTAGAAATCAATAGCCATTTGTTCAAAATGAATAATAAAAACATGATAGTGTCGGTGGCTCGTGACCTTAGTGAGCGGAAGGATAAGGAAAAAGCAGTCAACAGGGCTTATACTGAGTTAAATCAGATATTTGAATGCGCTGCTGACGGTATGCGGGTAATTGATATGGAAGGTAATATTATCAGGGTAAATAAAAGGTTCTTGGATTTGTTAGATTTAGATAAAAATGAAGTATTGGGCAACAAGTGCTACGATGTTTTCCCCGGGCGCGCTTGCCGTACTGACTACTGTACGCTGCGGCAAATAGCCGCTGGCACAGAAACGGTAGAATGTGAAACTGAAAAAATGTTAAATGATGGGACCAAATTATCTTTTTTAATTACTGCAGCACCGTTACGAGGGAGCGATGGTGAACTACTTGGTATTGTGGAAAACTTTAAGGATATTGTCGCGCGTAAACAAATTGAGGAAGCTTTGCGCGAAAATGAAGAGCGCTATCGGCAGCTTGTTGAGCTATCCCCTGATGCCATTGTAGTGCATCAGGACGGTGGAGTAGTGTTTGCCAATACCGCGGCAGCAGCTTTATTTGGTGTACACCATACAGAGGAAATAATCGGGAAAACAGTTATCGACTACATTCACCCCGACCATAGGGCAATTGCCGGTAAGCGTATTGCAAAAGTTCTTCAGGGTAAAACAGTTCCGTTTAACAGTTACAAGGCCATTAAAGATGACGGCAGTTTACTGGATGTTGAAGTTAAGGCGGTACCTTTTATTTATCGGGGTGAGCAAGCTGTTCAGACAGTTATCAGAGATATTTCGATGCGTAAAAGGTTAGAGGAAGAGAGGCTGAGGGCTGGAAAGCTTGAATCATTGGGATTTCTTGCTGGTGGCATTGCCCACGATTTCAATAATATATTAACAGTTATGCTGGGTAACCTATCTTTGGCTAGGGCAGAAGTTGATGACAAAAGTGATTTGCTTGAGCGCCTGATAGAAGCGGAAAAAGCAGCATTACAGGCAAAGGACCTGACTCAACAACTGCTTACTTTCGCTAAGGGCGGCAGCCCGTTAAAAAGTACAGTATCAGTTGGCAAATTAATTGAGGAAAGTATTTCGTTGGCTCTATCAGGAGCCAGAGTACGCCCTGACTACCATATTTCCGCTGATCTTTGGCCTGTAGAGATTGATGCAGGACAGACTACTCGAGTTATTAATAACATAGTCATCAACGCTGTTCAAGCAATGCCCGAAGGGGGGGGAATAGAGGTCACTGCGGAAAATGTGGAACTTGGCCAAGACCAAGATAATATCCTGCCTGTTAAAGCCGGGAAATATATTAAAATTTCCATTAGCGACCAGGGGGTAGGAATACCGGATTCCCATATTTGTAAGGTGTTTGACCCTTATTTTACTACAAAGCAAACCGGGAGTGGATTGGGACTGGCTACCTGTTATTCCATTATTAAGAATCATGGAGGATATATTACCCTAGAATCTCAGATAGGGGCTGGCACTACCGTCTATGTTTACCTGCCTGCGTCATTAAAAGTAATGTCAGAGATGGAGCCGAAGCGCGAACAACTTAAAGAAGGGCAGGGCAAAATCCTTGTGATGGATGATGAGGTATCTGTTCGTAATGTAGTTCAGGATATGTTGACTTTTCTTGGCTATCAAGTTATTCATGCCACGGAAGGGAAGGAAGCAGTAGCGCTTTACGAGCAGGCCATGGCTGTGGGTGAGACTTTTGAGGTGGTGCTGCTAGATCTAACTATTGCCGGCGGCATGGGCGGGAGACAGACTGTTGAAAATTTGCGGGTCATCGACCCATTGGTTAAGGCAATTGTGTCCAGCGGCTATTCCAATGACCCCGTAATGGCTGATTATCAAAAATATGGCTTCAGTGGAATAGTCACGAAGCCATACAAAGTTGAAGAACTAAGTGACGTAATCAACCAAGTTATCAGTAAGCCTGTTAATTTATAG
- the spoIIGA gene encoding sigma-E processing peptidase SpoIIGA has protein sequence MVQGDVVYLDIVFMINLVMDYVILWTTAKFAHVRSSAARLFAGAVIGALASLLLFYLLYMVPGVVVSTFKLFLLKMLISLVMAATAFPFRDMRKFFGVILNLYLVAFAMGGAMIGSIYLFQNNPAAYSTMNGLIVFLVNVHFSWLAAAIAVAILLARWGRNFVRKNLLRAMLQVPVVVRFGDKRLALKALVDTGNSLKDPLTQKPVMIAEYGALKELLPESFKVAFEKGPENLEEMIKGLQTDVNWGFRVRMIPFSSIGQQKGMLLGLRPDDLVIVTDDSYIKVRDVVVAVYRHRLSSKGEYRALLHPDLLDAA, from the coding sequence GTGGTCCAGGGAGATGTTGTTTATCTAGACATAGTTTTTATGATTAATCTCGTGATGGATTATGTAATCCTGTGGACTACTGCAAAATTTGCCCATGTACGATCTTCTGCTGCCAGATTGTTTGCCGGCGCGGTAATTGGCGCTCTAGCGTCACTTCTGCTTTTTTATTTGCTTTATATGGTCCCCGGAGTGGTAGTGAGTACCTTTAAACTATTTTTGCTAAAAATGCTTATTTCTCTAGTGATGGCAGCAACAGCTTTTCCTTTTCGGGATATGAGAAAATTCTTCGGTGTGATTTTAAATCTATACTTAGTGGCATTTGCCATGGGTGGTGCCATGATCGGTTCTATTTACTTGTTTCAAAATAATCCCGCGGCATATAGTACTATGAACGGGTTAATTGTCTTTCTTGTAAATGTGCATTTTAGCTGGCTGGCCGCTGCGATAGCCGTGGCCATCTTATTAGCAAGATGGGGAAGGAATTTTGTTAGAAAAAATCTCCTTCGGGCTATGCTCCAGGTTCCGGTAGTGGTGCGGTTTGGTGATAAACGTCTGGCATTGAAGGCTTTAGTGGATACGGGCAACAGTTTGAAAGATCCTTTGACTCAAAAGCCTGTTATGATAGCGGAATATGGTGCTCTAAAGGAATTACTTCCGGAAAGTTTTAAAGTGGCATTTGAAAAAGGCCCGGAAAACTTGGAGGAAATGATAAAGGGACTGCAAACTGATGTGAATTGGGGTTTCCGTGTCAGGATGATTCCCTTCTCCTCTATTGGTCAACAAAAGGGCATGCTCTTAGGCCTGCGACCGGATGATTTGGTGATAGTCACTGATGATAGTTACATTAAGGTTAGAGATGTAGTGGTGGCGGTTTATCGTCACCGGTTATCTTCCAAGGGAGAGTACCGGGCATTATTACACCCGGACTTGTTGGATGCTGCATAA